A stretch of Tripterygium wilfordii isolate XIE 37 chromosome 11, ASM1340144v1, whole genome shotgun sequence DNA encodes these proteins:
- the LOC120009753 gene encoding perakine reductase-like isoform X3: MAEGQSIVIPRVKLGNQGLQVSKLGFGCMGLTGAYNDPVPEEIGISVIKHAFDRGITFFDTSDVYGANHANEILLGKALKQFPREEIQLATKFGIIRLESGDMGVKGTPEYVRSCCLASLERLDVEYIDLYYLHRIDTSTPIEDTMGELKKLVEEGKIKYIGLSEASPDTIRRAHVVHPISALQMEWALWTRDIEDEIVPLCRELGIGIVPYSPLGRGIFGGKAVVESLPANSLLESHPRFQGENIEKNKILYNRVDKVAEKHGCSPAQLALAWVLHQGDDVAPIPGTTKVKNLDHNIGSLNVRLTKEDLNEICDAIPIHEVAGQRQPEQRYRYTWKFADTPAKYETTA; the protein is encoded by the exons ATGGCAGAGGGGCAAAGCATTGTTATTCCCAGAGTGAAATTGGGGAATCAGGGACTCCAG GTATCTAAGTTGGGGTTTGGCTGTATGGGTCTTACTGGAGCCTACAATGATCCTGTGCCTGAAGAAATTGGCATATCGGTCATCAAGCATGCATTCGATAGGGGGATTACATTCTTTGATACGTCAGATGTTTATGGGGCTAATCATGCTAATGAAATTTTACTTGGAAAG GCACTAAAGCAGTTTCCTCGAGAAGAAATCCAATTGGCCACAAAGTTTGGAATAATCAGACTCGAATCTGGTGATATGGGGGTAAAAGGAACTCCTGAGTATGTCCGTTCATGTTGTCTAGCTAGCCTTGAGCGGCTAGATGTGGAATATATCGATCTCTACTATTTACATCGAATTGACAC CTCTACACCCATAGAGGACACT ATGGGGGAACTAAAGAAGTTGGtggaagaaggaaaaataaaGTATATCGGGCTATCTGAAGCTAGTCCAGACACAATAAGAAGAGCACATGTTGTTCACCCCATCAGTGCTCTACAGATGGAATGGGCCCTGTGGACTCGTGATATTGAGGATGAAATTGTCCCTCTGTGCAG GGAACTTGGAATCGGAATAGTCCCATACAGTCCTCTAGGACGTGGAATTTTTGGTGGGAAAGCAGTTGTAGAAAGCTTGCCAGCAAATAGTCTTCTG GAATCACATCCACGGTTTCAAGGAGAgaacattgaaaaaaacaagatATTGTATAATCGTGTGGATAAGGTGGCTGAAAAGCATGGGTGCTCCCCAGCACAACTTGCACTTGCATGGGTTCTTCATCAAGGGGACGATGTAGCACCTATCCCTG GGACAACTAAGGTTAAAAATCTTGATCATAATATTGGTTCCTTAAACGTGAGGCTGACAAAAGAAGATTTGAATGAAATATGTGATGCTATACCGATCCATGAGGTGGCAGGGCAAAGACAACCTGAGCAACGTTATCGCTACACATGGAAGTTTGCTGATACGCCAGCAAAATACGAGACAACAGCTTAA